The DNA segment TAAACACTAACTAAAATGTGAGTTTATGAAATTTGTAAATCAtcgcattctgtttttatttacatgttattcaaCATCTGAACTTTTTAGAATTGTAGATATACTATGGAGTAAATAAGACTGAAAGTTTTGAAACAATTAAagagctttgttttgtttttgtttttttaatgtcttagAGAATATCATATATAGTTAAATTAACTATGTTTTCCCCCAAAATAATGGAAATTTATCAAGTCTTTTGGTATTTATGGATACATTTACTTCCATAATTTCTGATTttttaacacagtaaaaaaaaaattatccccaCACACAAACTTTTTCGTCATCATGTTAAAATTAAATCAAGCAAATGAAGTGTAGCGTATTTAAAATATCATGTAAAATATACAAACAAGAGTGCAAATtgtaaatgaatgaaaccaacgaCATAAGAATGagtaaaatacagacatattaaaatacacacaataaataCACATCTTGCATTTTCtgcttttgatttgattttgtctAAATAAACTATAACCTGTTTCATTTAGCCCACTCTGATTTTACACTGTACCCTAAACTAAACATAAAATCAGTGTCAGTGTCCTCTTTTTAGTGTAAATTTTGAAAGTTGTGCCTCATGCATGTTCATTGAGATAAAAGCTTTAGATATTTTGTTCAGTCATGTTCAACATTCACAGTACTTACATAGCACTTTTACATTTCCATGTTTGTAAAGGAGTAGCAAGGGAATAAATGTATAGGATCCCATTGCACACAACTCAAACGAATATATTTAATTAAAGAACACAACATCACAAAACAACCCAGCTTTATTTCTCTCTTTAAACACAGCCATTACCATCCTGGATTAAACTGCTTTTCCTCATCCTTATATTCatttaaaaattgtattttatatattctatttgttccatctgttcaactgttccataatttaacccTGCGATTTAAACTCATCCTTTTTACAGTTGGTCTGACACAATGTATTTATAAATTCAGTTTCCTTCTTAGATTATATCCCCCTTCGCTCTGTgaacaatttattttatttggaagtaatttatgtcttgctttaaaaactagttgtgctgttttaaactgttttaagctttcagaaaatgcagaaaacatcTCCAACTTTTACCTGATAAAGCCGGCAGATATGAAGCTCTCTATGGCTTCGACTGGGACTTTATTGAGCTTCACATTCCACTGGTCATCAGGCACATACAGCACATGGAGCTCCACAAACTACACGCATTTGAAACAACAAACACAGACAGCAGAATTCAGTGCAGCTTATATTACAAGTAACTTTTCTATTTTAATTCAGTTAGAGCCTCCTATGGTCTGAACACACTGTACCTTGCAGCTGGCTGGTCTCAGCTCCATTCCCAGTCCGGCTCAGAGGATAAACTGAAACAAACTCCCGTTAGTTTTATTTGCTAGACGCCTTGTTTCTTGTCATGTGAAGACGTGCACTGCTAAGGAACAATTCAGGCTAATCAAACTCACTCAGTAACCAGTGGAATTTCTTTTATGAGGGTGCCAACGCTGGTTGCTCTGGCGctctggtggaaaaaaaaaaaaaaaaaagaccccatCTGTGGTCACCAGAGGGGACGGGCCCCTGCTGGAGCAGAGGAACATTTGAACAAAACTCAGGTGTTTGGGTTTGTTACCTACATATTTGTCAGGGTGATGATAAAGAAAAAGGGGAGACCTGCTtcctaaaaagaaaaatgtttgtgTATTAAGGGGCTGTTGTACAGAAGACATTTGAGAACGTTagattttaatgacattttagGTATTTCCCATGTCACACGTTGCTCTTCTAGATCTCCCAAAATAAAACATACTCTACAGTTCACTGATGATGAAATTGTTTGCGTTTACCCTCCTAAATGTACCAAATCACATAACTCTGTCATAAGTTTTTCATCTTCCTGTAGAAATGAGTTTTAATTACATGTGAATAGGTCAAACTCTGGATCTTAGCTGTATGTTCACGCAACCTTTTGTTAACATGTGAAATTgtgaatataattttaaaaataattcagGTTGGCTTATTAACTGAAGGAAATTATCATGTTAATTTGTAGTTTTGACTTTAACTGTCCAGAAGTTTAATTTCTTCTGTAATTTGGCAATTCaggctgtttctttctttcttttttttttttaataaacttacTTTCATTCTCTtgtttcttgagaaatttcaagtATCCTATATATTTATTTGCTGTAATTAATGACTTAATTTGTAAGCAACTTAATTGAAAGTGTTTGTTATGATTGTGAAATTATCCATTTTACACTTTTTAAAGATTTTTAGGTTTGAATTTCATCTCTTTCCATTCACTCTACAGTTTATTTTATTGAAGGTAAAATGTTATCTATAACAATTATGTCGCATACTATAGTgtcctttttagcttaccggccaacaggctacagtacagccctgatggggagatgaccaaaccataatggccacatgctgatcaggatcttcttctggatccaggaacttacagaaaatttaacatgggcacttatggggaaaacatttcagtcgtctttttctcccaaactccagttctgattgacttcaaacttagtatacagcttctttatgatgatgtcaacacaaggtattgaaatcattttgatccagatctgattctggatttggtgcgactttgaaaaatttccccattataacagataggaagtggattgatccaataaatcagtaattatcaatgatatcaagttggaatttgaattttttacagatctgcttgggatatgaccaaaacatgggctatttctgtaatagaataaatacacagaactgggtgataataaatggcatctggatacatttcctaaagcttttaatttggccggtaagctacagggccattggtcctatttttattaatatttgtgACACTAAATCTTCCAGCTTTATCTCAGAGCATTATGTATTCATGCTGTTTTACCGCTAGGGGCGCTGTTTACGCGCATCAACGCTGCTTTCGAGGTCCAGTAATAGTCGTATTTGCGACAATTTCTATAAAAACGTGGTTAAATGTGGCTTCACCGAGTCCATGTAAACTGTGTCAACCTCACAGCTGATACGTAAGACTTTTGGCTCATTAACTGAATAAAGCTGTGATATTTGCGCAtttcttctattcttttctattatcGCTATTTGACGTGTACGAACATCAGTGAAGgcaccaccagcagcagcagcggagCCTCCTTTAAAGAAAAGCGGAAACTCGGTGTTCAGGAAGACGTTGTTAGCCGACTAGCATTAGCCATCAACAGCATATTCTCTGTCAAAGTTTGTTATATCTGATTAAAGCGATATAAATTACTCTAAACCTCCACAATGTCTGGATCGTCCAACATCATAGCAATGAAGAAAATTGTCCACCAGTTACGCCTTGAAGCGGGCATAAACAGAGTTAAGGTAGGAACAGTTGACAGTTATCAGCTGCGTTTTAGGGCGTGTGTTGGGTCTCAGTCACTTGTTATTAGTCATATAAGTAAAGGCCATTATACCCAGGGGAGTTTTGCACAGTTTCGGTTACTTTAAATAAGCTCATGGGCGTAATTACAAACTTAATGGGGGCTGTTTTCCACAGGTGTCCCAGGCCGCGGCTGACCTGCAGCAGTTCTGCCTTCAGAACGCCCAACAGGACCCTCTGCTCACCGGCATGTCCTCCAGCAACAACCCGTTCAGACCGCAGAAAGTCTGCTCCTTCCTATAGCAGCTCCCACAGAGACCCTCTGCCTCCTCTGTGAGTACTCCAGCACTCACACTGCCCGGCTCAAAGGCTCACGGCAGACGCACACCCCGAACTACCTGACTGTCTATTACTGTACTGTTAgagcaggggccacattcagataaatttgatctgaggtgggccgaaccaggaaaataataacataaaatataaataatgtcaactccaaacttttctctatgttttagagtgaaaaaagtaaatttatattatgaaaaggtttacatctgcaaacctttcaaaacatgtgaataacatgaacaaactgaaaaaataagtgtcattttaacaatattctgcctcagtttgtcatttacacatgtacattatatataatgtacagatcacagtggatctacaagtagggctgtgtattggcaagaatctggtgatatgatacaaatcataatactagaatcccgatacaatatatcaggatactgttaaaaaggccatttatttacttatttatttattttaagattttttttagattttctaaaatatatttattatttattcattttacattcatttattcatatgtatttttaagatttttacatatttttaagttttttttcctaGAAGAAccaaattacaccagaaatatgcacaaatattaaattttgtttgatcacaacaggatctattGTTATATTACAAAATCTTCCTGTGCTaaaatttaaattctgttttacagacattacagtttaagatcctgttcaaatgttcagattctattagttcagaactaacatcagaacattattttagttcaatcccaacaaaggaactaacattatttaataggagtgttaaataatagcaagtaaaatatatacaaaaaacaaaaacaaaaaaacaaaaatgaaccaccacaatatctgcatttgaataaatccctaaaaatatcaatacagtactttttaatatcgatacagtattgtgaaatgaaatattgcgatgtattgcagaaccaatatttttgaACACCcctatctacaaacacacaaaacactgagtaacaggcagaatattgttaagattgtactcacttctcttaacacatttcagattatttagattttttgcaaaattatactttgttttagtgtaaatacatgaaaatatttacatttacaaacagaaacatttgaagttgtcatcatttatatgttattatgatcgtattttactggtctgacccgcttgagattgaattggtctgaatgtggaacctgaactaaaaggactgttaatatcttagtgcaattttagcatttcacaacttcatcccaagggccggactggaccctttggcgggctggatttggcccccgggccgcatgtttgacacctgtgctgtaatctgttaaagcaggggtgtcaaactcattttagttcaggggctgttgtgccgaattctactccctgccgaaaactgctcccccttcctaagtcagccattaagaggacaatgtgcaccaaattcactttAGTTAATTTTCAcagttaatttttctcttttttgatggTAGGGcatgaaattaattgtgaattattcatcCTCTGAACACCATCgtagctgtgtagcaattaattaataatattgtaagatactacagttatgttttttatctgtttaatattaaagaatgtgcaaactctaaggtatataaaactaaattaaatcgtaaatagaaaacacacaaaatatataacaataaaaacagatactgctgaaaactacatcacccaGGGCTGGGGGTGCAGTTTTCAACAGGGAGCAGAATTTGGCACAATGGGTACCACATTAAGCCAagattgatctcaagtgggccagaccagtaaaacaatagcataataacctgtaaataatgaccacttcaaatttttctctctgttttagtgcaaataaaattaaatcatgaaaatatgtacctttacaaactatccaaacaacaattatgtgaataacctgaaaaaacagaaatttcttgagaaaaattaagtgcaattttacaatatTACACCACAACTTACCATTAATagatgcatattatggattggatctacaaaggcacacaaaatttggtaacaggaagaataatgttaaaatttcaggtttttcacattttgttaaaggatagtttgtaaatgttaatgttttcataatttaatgtaagtttttacactaaaacaaagagaaaaatttaaagttgtcattatttataggtgtaatgaaatatgtttttcatattaaactaagaaaattaggagtcagtatttataggttattatgctattattttagttaagatcacattgttctgcatgtggaacctgaactaaaatgagttcgacatccttgattgttaatatctaaagtgtaatttttgcgctttgcaaattcatcccgcgggctggactggaacctttggtgggccagttttggcccctgggccacatgtttaacacccctgtgtTAGAACCTCACAGAGGACCACTGGGACCCCTAAAAGTCTACTAAACCAAACCACTCACAATAAGAAGTCATTACATCATAGGCAATTGGTCTGTTAAAagaattgttttgtgttttcaaacATTTAggttaagccagtgtttttcaaccttggggttggaaccCCACGTGCGGTCGTcttaaatttctagtaactgattaaaaaaaacaaaacgtaccaacaaaaaatatatggtgggttgagagagacaatcacaatacataaaagacatgatgaactgagggtgaaactgaagcactgtagttctgtttatctgtcacatgttcattgtggtcagtttcagatgctgcagctctttcataattcatagtttgagttcttgtttgttcagtattaattgtcagccttgtaaatctaagatggactgactgtacatatcctgaccaaggaaaataaaattctccctttgtgcagtaatctacacctttacacatttactgcctccgtccataataacatacattatatagcctaaatgtcatctaaaattaacctttatttgcaacatagtacaacaaactattacatgatcaaaaacaaattaattttagcaaaaaaaaaaaaaagtctgttttgaatttctggggtcaccagaaatttgtgatgttaaaatggggtcacgagccaaaacaggttggaaaccactgggttaagccataaagacccagtgctacttttgtggcagttccaaaaataaaatttctcttgatttaacctttcttaattaatcaccctttattttaacattatcttctgtattttgccttttttcagtgaaaatcaggcattgtcctatatttaaattactgatcacatagatgttcataaaagctcagattagatcagaaacagtgaaaattgatggaaaaagtgactttatccagcaaatatatcaacaactgaacgtaAAAATAATCATCTCCgtccagtcattgatccaactccatgggttttactggtgaatcaatgttgtagatgacggtgtttccacattcactacggagcctttgaacgtccaaatgggtcatatctgatgactatgaaaagatggcaaactatattttacaccaattatatacatgtattgatagatcataagttattgaacattttagatcagtagactgttttggttgccagtagctgttaGGATTTTGGAgggttacatcttttttttttttttttacttggcaTGAACTTGAAATACCTGTTGAAATCTTGCATTTTGCTCATAATTTATATTCCCTCCCAAGTGTATGTAAAAT comes from the Sphaeramia orbicularis chromosome 4, fSphaOr1.1, whole genome shotgun sequence genome and includes:
- the LOC115418148 gene encoding guanine nucleotide-binding protein G(I)/G(S)/G(O) subunit gamma-5, which gives rise to MSGSSNIIAMKKIVHQLRLEAGINRVKVSQAAADLQQFCLQNAQQDPLLTGMSSSNNPFRPQKVCSFL